In one window of Gossypium hirsutum isolate 1008001.06 chromosome A01, Gossypium_hirsutum_v2.1, whole genome shotgun sequence DNA:
- the LOC107917874 gene encoding AT-hook motif nuclear-localized protein 10, with the protein MSGSETGMMASREPYSLGMQQKSPVASQPVIQNMRLAFRSDGTAVYKPITSASLTYQPASGDGGAEGSAGGPAVTQEQGQALNMSMSMGSEPLKRKRGRPRKYGPESTMPLSLIPAPSSVSVTQSNSGGGFPSPTPPPPPSGGSASSPTSGKKARGRPRGSCNKKNQLEALGSPRVGFTPHVITVKVGEDVSSKIMSFSQHGPRAVCILSANGAISNVTLCQPATSGGTVTYEGRFEILSLSGSFLLSENGGQRSRTGGLSVSLSGPDGRVLGGGVAGLLTAASPVQVVVGSFITDNRKEAKSTYQMEGLSAPPKVAPGVTSSPSHGTLSESSGGPGSPVNQSMGTCNNNNNNNPQGMSNFPWK; encoded by the exons ATGTCGGGATCTGAGACGGGAATGATGGCGAGTAGAGAGCCCTACAGCTTGGGCATGCAACAGAAGAGTCCGGTGGCGTCACAACCGGTGATACAGAACATGCGTTTAGCCTTTAGGTCTGACGGAACAGCTGTGTACAAGCCCATCACTTCCGCCTCACTCACATATCAGCCAGCTTCCGGCGATGGTGGGGCCGAGGGGTCCGCTGGTGGACCTGCGGTCACTCAAGAACAAGGGCAAGCTCTGAACATGAGCATGAGCATGGGGAGCGAACCCTTGAAGAGGAAGAGAGGGAGGCCCAGGAAGTATGGGCCGGAAAGTACCATGCCGTTGTCTCTTATACCAGCTCCTTCCTCTGTCAGCGTAACCCAATCTAATAGTGGAGGAGGATTCCCCTCACCAACTCCTCCGCCACCTCCTTCAGGAGGATCAGCCTCTTCACCAACTTCAGGAAAGAAAGCTAGGGGAAGACCGCGTGGTTCCTGCAATAAGAAGAATCAActtgaagctctgg GATCACCCAGAGTTGGATTTACGCCCCATGTTATCACTGTTAAAGTGGGAGAG GATGTATCGTCAAAAATAATGTCATTTTCTCAGCATGGTCCCAGAGCTGTTTGCATCCTCTCAGCAAATGGAGCCATATCAAATGTAACTCTTTGCCAACCAGCAACATCTGGTGGAACTGTAACTTATGAG GGGCGATTTGAAATTCTATCACTGTCTGGTTCATTTCTTCTGTCAGAAAATGGTGGTCAGCGGAGCAGAACTGGAGGGTTAAGTGTGTCATTGTCTGGCCCAGATGGTCGTGTTTTAGGTGGTGGTGTAGCAGGCCTTCTAACAGCTGCATCTCCTGTTCAG GTGGTTGTGGGTAGTTTTATTACAGACAATCGAAAGGAAGCAAAGTCAACATACCAGATGGAAGGCCTATCTGCCCCACCAAAGGTTGCTCCAGGGGTTACCAGCTCACCTTCACATGGTACTCTAAGTGAATCCTCAGGTGGACCTGGTAGCCCTGTTAACCAGAGCATGGGAACCtgcaataataacaacaataataaccCACAAGGCATGTCAAACTTTCCATGGAAGTAA
- the LOC107917873 gene encoding short-chain dehydrogenase/reductase family 42E member 1: MHLSENEGIEGNTFVVTGGLGFVGSALCLELILRGARQVRSFDLRHHSPWSLQLSKHGIRCLQGDLTSKKDVENALRGANCVFHLASYGMSGKEMLQFSRVDQVNINGTCHVLEACLEFGITRLVYVSTYNVVFGGKEIVNGSEALPYFPIDDHVDPYGRSKSIAEQLVLKYNGRPLKNNIGKCLYTCAVRPAAIYGPGEERHLPRIVTMAKLGLVPFKIGNANVKTDWVYVDNLVLALLLASMGVLDDIPGKEGRPVAAGQPYFISDGSPINTFEFIQPLLKSLDYDLPKSWLAVSHALYLAKIFWAVYSMLYPLLNRWWLPQPFILPAEVYKVGLTHYFSYLKAQQELGYVPMVSPREGMAATISYWQDRKNKSLDGPPIYVWGIILIGMISLFASGWFPPIGPVPLLRSIGLMLFRSMFGIRLAFYLATAAHIGEGMYAWRLAKRVDPNNATGWFWQTFALGFPSLRLLLKRAKKVA; this comes from the exons ATGCACTTGAGCGAAAATGAAGGCATCGAAGGCAACACCTTCGTGGTCACCGGTGGTCTGGGCTTCGTCGGCTCTGCCCTTTGCTTGGAGCTTATCCTCAGAGGTGCTCGCCAAGTTCGCTCCTTTGACCTCCGCCATCATTCCCCTTGGTCCCTCCAACTAAGCAAACACGGCATCCGCTGCCTCCAAG GCGATCTTACCTCGAAGAAAGATGTTGAAAATGCTCTTCGTGGTGCCAATTGCGTTTTTCACCTGGCTTCCTATGGCATGTCAGGGAAAGAAATGCTTCAGTTCTCTCGTGTTGACCAGGTGAATATCAATGGAACCTGCCATGTCTTGGAGGCTTGCCTTGAATTTGGGATCACTAGGCTTGTTTATGTCAGCACATATAATGTTGTGTTTGGTGGAAAGGAGATTGTCAATGGCAGTGAGGCCTTGCCCTATTTCCCTATTGATGATCACGTTGATCCCTATGGTCGAAGTAAATCAATCGCCGAGCAGTTGGTTCTTAAGTACAACGGCCGCCCTTTAAA GAATAATATTGGAAAATGTCTTTATACCTGTGCTGTTCGTCCAGCTGCTATATATGGACCCGGTGAAGAGCGACACCTCCCTAGGATAGTAACTATGGCAAAACTAGGCTTGGTGCCATTCAAAATAGGTAATGCTAATGTGAAAACAGACTGGGTTTATGTGGATAACCTGGTACTCGCTCTACTATTGGCAAGCATGGGAGTTTTAGATGACATTCCTGGAAAAGAAGGGCGTCCAGTTGCAGCTGGCCAGCCATACTTCATATCTGATG GGTCTCCAATCAACACTTTTGAATTCATCCAACCACTTTTAAAAAGTTTAGATTATGACTTGCCAAAGTCCTGGCTCGCTGTTTCGCATGCTCTTTATCTAGCTAAGATTTTCTGGGCTGTATACTCAATGTTATATCCCTTATTGAATCGGTGGTGGCTTCCTCAGCCCTTCATTCTTCCTGCTGAAGTATATAAG GTTGGTCTTACCCATTACTTCTCATACCTTAAAGCACAGCAAGAGCTTGGATATGTTCCAATGGTGAGTCCTCGGGAAGGCATGGCAGCAACTATATCATACTGGCAGGATAGGAAAAACAAAAGTTTGGACGGACCTCCAATATATGTATGGGGAATTATTTTGATTGGAATGATTTCACTTTTTGCTAGTGGTTGGTTCCCACCCATAGGACCAGTGCCACTCCTTAGATCTATTGGACTTATGTTATTTCGGTCGATGTTTGGAATACGGCTAGCATTTTACCTAGCTACTGCAGCACATATCGGAGAAGGCATGTATGCGTGGCGGTTGGCAAAAAGAGTGGATCCTAATAATGCAACAGGATGGTTCTGGCAGACTTTTGCACTTGGGTTTCCCTCTTTGAGGCTATTGTTGAAGAGAGCCAAAAAAGTTGCATGA